A stretch of Eschrichtius robustus isolate mEscRob2 chromosome 6, mEscRob2.pri, whole genome shotgun sequence DNA encodes these proteins:
- the LOC137766644 gene encoding LOW QUALITY PROTEIN: condensin complex subunit 3-like (The sequence of the model RefSeq protein was modified relative to this genomic sequence to represent the inferred CDS: substituted 2 bases at 2 genomic stop codons): MPLWIGEEGSAESWSRNQNPSPRTAAFATPPHHPGLCTHSSPSSLLTWHLSWVTCFRLQGQPAPHSALMQPEGPGPEDNLSFTNISRILSRLVLLWXNPVTEEDVXLRHCLGVFFPMFAYASRTNQECSEEAFLPTLQTLANAPASSPLAEIDVTNVAELPVDLTRPSGLNPQAKNSQDYQALTVHDNLAIKICNEILACPYSPEIRVYTKALSSLELRSSLAEDRLVLLNEILEQVKDRTCLRALEKIKVQLEKGNKEHGDQAVVAQDDNTTTTVFQSEDEKNKEVYITPVKDVKASRMKSTQQKTNRGRRKVIASARTNRRRQTVEAEADSESDHEVPEPESEMKMKLPKRGKTAALEKSKLNLAQFLSEDKN; the protein is encoded by the exons ATGCCGCTGTGGATCGGGGAGGAGGGCAGCGCCGAGTCCTGGAGCAGGAACCAGAACCCCAG CCCCAGAACAGCTGCATTTGCCACACCGCCACACCATCCGGGCCTCTGCACACACAGCTCCCCTAGTTCTCTGCTCACCTGGCACCTCTCCTGGGTCACCTGCTTCCGTCTCCAG GGGCAGCCTGCACCCCATTCAGCTCTGATGCAACCAGAGGGGCCAGGGCCCGAGGACAACCTGAGCTTCACAAACAT CAGTAGGATTCTTTCTCGTCTTGTCTTGTTATGGTAAAATCCTGTGACTGAAGAGGATGTTTGACTTCGACATTGCCTAGGCGTGTTCTTCCCAATGTTTGCTTATGCAAGCAGGACTAACCAGGAATGTTCTGAAGAAGCCTTTCTTCCAACTCTACAAACACTGGCCAATGCCCCTGCATCTTCTCCTTTAGCTGAAATAGATGTCACTAATGTTGCTGAGTTACCTGTAGATTTGACAAGACCAAGTGGATTAAATCCTCAGGCCAAGAATTCCCAAGATTATCAGGCCTTAACAGTTCATGACAATCTGGCTATAAAAATTTGCAATGAGATCCTAGCATGTCCATATTCACCAGAAATTCGGGTCTATACAAAAGCCTTGAGTTCTTTAGAACTCAGGAGCAGTCTTGCTGAAGATCGTCTAGTTCTATTGAATGAGATTCTGGAGCAAGTAAAAGATAGAACGTGTCTGAGAGCTTTGGAGAAAATCAAGGTTCagttagaaaaaggaaataaagaacatGGTGACCAAGCTGTAGTGGCACAGGATGACAACACAACtacaactgtttttcaaagtgaagatgaaaagaataaagaagtataTATAACTCCTGTCAAGGATGTAAAAGCATCCCGAATGAAATCCACTCAGCAAAAGACCAACAGAGGACGGAGAAAAGTGATAGCTTCAGCTAGAACAAACAGGAGACGTCAGACTGTTGAGGCTGAGGCTGACTCTGAAAGTGATCATGAGGTTCCAGAGccagaatcagaaatgaagatgAAACTACCAAAACGAGGCAAGACAGCAGCACTAGAAAAAAGTAAACTTAACCTTGCACAATTTCTCAGTGAAGATAAAAATTAG